GGATTACAGCACTCCGAAACctttattcaaaaaaaatatcaaaaaacTTCAACACATTGAAACTTTGATGCTGAAGATCACAGAGTCCGAATGTGCTAGAACAAAGGAAGCCTCATACCTCGTTAGCTTTAAAAAGACTAATAGAACAATTGAAACATTCTATCCAAGGGTGGGAAGGATTTTATCAATCTGCTTAGTCAAGTACAAAGAGCAGGTTCCTTTGCATTTCACTTTTAAATCGAACTAAAAATTCTGATATGTCTTACCTTCAGATACGGCATCCCAATTGGACAGTACACCAAATTTCTGTATTAACCAAATGGCTCAAACCAATTCGCACTATATCAACAAATATCAATTTAAGAAAGGAGATTGATACATCCAACAATACCGCAGCAATacttttacaaaaaatCTACTACATAGGAATAATATGCTTTATGGTTATGGGTCCAGCGCTATTAAATGTACCATTTTTGATTCATTCGGTAACATGGGTATCCCCTCTAAAGAAGTGAAAAGGGAAGAGCTTGTTTCTATACAAGGATTGTTGCCTCGAGATTTAAGGAAGATCGAAAAATCTAAAGGCAATGATTTAGTTCCAAGTCTAGTAACGCGAAGGAAAAGTATATTAATTAGTTTGCTAACTGTCAAAGCATTGATTAAACCAGATATGGTCATACTTTTTGATTCGATTGGGAATGGTATTACTTTAAATTCTAGAgcaaataattcttttattagAGATATGCAATtaagattgaaaaatcaaactGATTCATCTGGTTTGAAACAAGATCCTTTACCTTATGAATTTAGAGCTTTAGAAGctattttcatttctgCGTTATCTAATTTGACTAGTGAGATGAAAGTCTTATTGACAGTGAGTCAAGGGATTTTAcaagatttggaaaataatataactAGAGATAGATTAAGGTTTTTATTAGTTCAAAACAAGAAACTTAGTATATTTTGCAAAAAAGCCACGCTAGTTAGAGAAATgattgatgatttattagaacaagatgatatattatgtTCAATGTACTTGacagataataattttggGAAGGCAAGAACAGAAGATGATCATACGGAAATTGAGATGCTTTTAGAAACGTATCATAATCATATAGATgaaattgttcaaaaaaGTGAGAATGCAATTTCAAATGTGAAAACAActgaagaaattataaatatcatTCTGGATTCCAATAGAAATCAATTGATGCTCTTGGGCTTAAGGTTTAGTTTATCCATGTTATCAATGGGTATTGTATTATATGTTGGCTCAATATATGgaatgaatttgaataatttcatCGAAGAAAGTTCATATGGGTTTGCTTCTACAGCTATTCTGAGCACTCTTTGTATGATTTGGATATACGCAAGAGGTATTAAACGTCTTCATAGTTTACAAAAGATGTCGTTATTAGATAATACCAAAATCAACAAATCATTACTTGCTAAGCTCAAATAAGGAAATAATTTGGAACATAGTAAACCCATTTGGGGCtgtagaaaataaaaagcataattaatattcatttcacataaaaaatttaagacaaaaaaagaaagattcAACTTTCATTCTGAATAAATAGTTGGACTtgtaaaaaaattacatatTTAAAAAGGTAAATTTTGAGACGGtgaacaaaaaaaataaagctCGCACTCAGGATCGAACTAAGGACCAACAGATTTGCAATCTGCTGCGCTACCACTGCGCCATACGAGCTACTTTTTGATTTTAACGTAGGAATTCtgattttgatgaagataagGTAGTCTGATTTCCAAATGGCACAATTATGTTTTATCCTATTATATCTCAAAAGTTATCTGTCACGACGGTTGGAATTAATTAGTTTGGGTGATACGTATTGAAACTGGGAAGATGTTGTATGTAATGACCTAAGTTCCGACAAATGCGCCGAAGTGCTCTGGGTACCAGGAATATTTTCCACTGCATGGCGTTTGTGAATTAAATTTAACTTTGATGAGTCAAGCTAGATGTCAAATTTAGactatttttattaccTATTAGATCAACATTAGAACATTTGGCCGTAAATGCATACAATATATCTAAGTTGTACAGTAACCTTGAATAGTACCCCATAACCAAAGTACATGTATTTAAAGGTAAACAGGTGCGAGACAACTATACTGTGGAGCCTAACTATTTGACTTTCTCTAAGGATTGTCGTAGTTTTACAGGAAAAGGGAAATGGAAAGGAAgttattttgaaatgtttTCTGGGAAAGATTTCAtagaaagaattaataaacAGAACGTTgactttgaaagaattttaCCACCTCCATGTTGTATACTCATTTAACATATCATATGTACCAGACACCAGAAGGATGTCGCAGTTTCCAATAAATCTTATACTACGCTCTTGTCTTCTATTCTTTGGCACTGATCCATTTAGAATATCACTTAGTGTCCATTCGTGTATTGTACAGTTAAAATTACAACAGTGTCCTCTTTCTACAACAGAATATTCATTATCCTTGACTATGTC
The Naumovozyma dairenensis CBS 421 chromosome 5, complete genome DNA segment above includes these coding regions:
- the MFM1 gene encoding Mfm1p (similar to Saccharomyces cerevisiae LPE10 (YPL060W); ancestral locus Anc_8.522) encodes the protein MLYGYGSSAIKCTIFDSFGNMGIPSKEVKREELVSIQGLLPRDLRKIEKSKGNDLVPSLVTRRKSILISLLTVKALIKPDMVILFDSIGNGITLNSRANNSFIRDMQLRLKNQTDSSGLKQDPLPYEFRALEAIFISALSNLTSEMKVLLTVSQGILQDLENNITRDRLRFLLVQNKKLSIFCKKATLVREMIDDLLEQDDILCSMYLTDNNFGKARTEDDHTEIEMLLETYHNHIDEIVQKSENAISNVKTTEEIINIILDSNRNQLMLLGLRFSLSMLSMGIVLYVGSIYGMNLNNFIEESSYGFASTAILSTLCMIWIYARGIKRLHSLQKMSLLDNTKINKSLLAKLK